One Luteibacter aegosomaticola genomic window carries:
- the pgi gene encoding glucose-6-phosphate isomerase, with translation MDSNHVPVPSFDEHKSRLAGTTLRTLVNDASRGDRFRKRMGPILLDITRQKLDTAALDAVGAYIESTGWQAARDAMFEGKHINTSEDRAVLHTALRGGASRHPAAPADVRKEVAEALDQMEKLVNAVHKGEGESVGLIGRVTDVVNIGIGGSDLGPRLAVHALEQFHVDGIRSHFLTNVDGQAAYDLMKHLDPAHTLVILVSKSFNTQETLLNGGVFRDWILKANKGDTAKTAKHFIAVSSNVEAVNKWGAAQVLPMWDYVGGRFSLWSAVGASIAFAIGMNGFRDLLAGAAEADDHFRSAEWKDNLPVLLAAAELWNRNILGTTSRAVIPYVDYLADLPSYLQQLEMESLGKHVHPTNGKHVTGSTVPVVWGSIGTNAQHAYFQALHQGTDIVPLEFIGLVKPAHPLRENQDVLTSNLLAQAAALSLGKTFEEALAEAKTGTEEERRALAAQRTFEGNRPSSVFMLDSLTPHSLGALIALYEHKVFMLGHLWGINAFDQWGVELGKVIAKQIYPSLANDKDAGDISQFDAATRGLIEAIRDRR, from the coding sequence ATGGATTCAAACCACGTCCCCGTGCCGTCGTTCGATGAGCACAAAAGCCGCCTCGCCGGTACCACCCTCCGCACGCTCGTCAACGACGCCTCCCGTGGCGATCGCTTCCGCAAGCGCATGGGCCCCATCCTCCTCGACATCACCCGCCAGAAGCTGGATACGGCGGCGCTGGATGCCGTAGGCGCCTACATCGAGAGCACCGGCTGGCAAGCCGCGCGCGACGCGATGTTCGAAGGCAAGCACATCAATACGTCCGAAGACCGCGCCGTGCTGCATACCGCCCTGCGCGGTGGTGCGTCGCGCCACCCGGCGGCCCCGGCCGATGTCCGCAAGGAAGTCGCCGAGGCGCTCGACCAGATGGAAAAGCTGGTCAATGCCGTGCACAAGGGCGAGGGCGAGTCCGTCGGCCTGATCGGCCGTGTCACCGATGTGGTGAACATCGGCATCGGCGGCTCGGACCTGGGCCCGCGCCTGGCTGTCCACGCGCTCGAGCAGTTCCATGTCGACGGTATCCGCAGTCACTTCCTCACCAACGTGGACGGTCAGGCCGCCTACGATCTGATGAAGCATCTCGACCCGGCACATACGCTGGTCATCCTGGTCTCGAAGAGCTTCAACACGCAGGAGACCCTGCTCAACGGTGGTGTGTTCCGCGACTGGATCCTCAAGGCCAACAAGGGCGACACCGCGAAGACGGCGAAGCACTTCATCGCCGTGAGCTCGAACGTCGAAGCCGTGAACAAGTGGGGCGCCGCGCAGGTGCTGCCCATGTGGGATTACGTCGGCGGCCGCTTCTCGCTGTGGTCGGCGGTCGGCGCTTCCATCGCCTTCGCTATCGGCATGAACGGCTTCCGCGATCTGCTCGCCGGTGCCGCCGAAGCGGATGACCATTTCCGCAGTGCGGAGTGGAAAGACAACCTGCCGGTGCTGCTTGCCGCGGCCGAGCTGTGGAACCGCAATATCCTCGGCACCACCAGCCGTGCGGTCATCCCGTACGTCGATTACCTCGCCGACCTGCCGTCGTACCTGCAGCAGCTCGAGATGGAATCGCTGGGCAAGCACGTGCACCCGACCAACGGCAAGCACGTCACGGGTTCGACCGTTCCGGTCGTGTGGGGCAGCATCGGCACGAATGCGCAGCACGCGTATTTCCAGGCGCTGCACCAGGGCACCGATATCGTGCCGCTGGAGTTCATCGGCCTGGTGAAGCCGGCGCACCCGCTGCGCGAAAATCAGGATGTGCTGACCTCGAACCTCCTTGCCCAGGCCGCCGCGCTGTCGCTTGGCAAGACCTTCGAGGAAGCGCTGGCTGAAGCCAAGACCGGTACCGAAGAAGAGCGCCGCGCCCTGGCCGCGCAGCGCACCTTTGAAGGCAACCGCCCCAGCAGCGTGTTCATGCTCGATTCGCTCACCCCGCATTCGCTGGGTGCGCTCATCGCGCTGTACGAGCACAAGGTGTTCATGCTCGGCCACCTGTGGGGCATCAATGCGTTCGACCAGTGGGGCGTGGAGCTGGGCAAGGTCATCGCCAAGCAGATCTACCCCTCGCTCGCGAACGACAAGGATGCGGGCGATATCAGCCAGTTCGATGCGGCCACGCGTGGCCTGATCGAAGCGATCCGCGACCGCCGCTGA
- the panC gene encoding pantoate--beta-alanine ligase gives MQTVTDAAALRATIRGWRSAGQIVGFVPTMGNLHEGHHSLLKLARARADRVVASVFVNPTQFGPGEDFERYPRTLAQDQVGLAEAGCDVLFAPEVATMYPFGAAGSVSIHVPGVTETLEGAHRPGHFDGVATVVSKLFHLVQPDFAVFGQKDFQQLKVIERMVRDLSLPVKIMSGPTLRDEDGLAKSSRNQYLTPAERQRAPQIYATLTQMRDLFRQGHNWQALEQAARARLERAGFVPDYVAIRRADDLAEPGQDEREGLVALVAARLGATRLIDNLPFD, from the coding sequence CCGATGCCGCCGCCCTCCGCGCCACCATCCGTGGCTGGCGCTCCGCCGGCCAGATCGTGGGCTTCGTGCCCACCATGGGCAACCTCCACGAGGGCCACCATTCGCTGCTGAAGCTGGCCCGTGCCCGCGCCGACCGCGTGGTGGCCTCCGTGTTCGTGAACCCCACCCAGTTCGGCCCGGGCGAGGACTTCGAGCGCTATCCGCGCACCCTGGCGCAGGACCAGGTGGGTCTGGCTGAGGCCGGTTGCGACGTGCTGTTCGCGCCGGAAGTGGCCACGATGTACCCCTTTGGTGCGGCGGGCAGCGTGAGCATCCACGTCCCGGGGGTCACCGAAACGCTCGAGGGCGCCCATCGCCCGGGCCATTTCGATGGCGTGGCTACCGTGGTTTCCAAGCTGTTCCACCTGGTCCAGCCGGATTTCGCCGTGTTCGGCCAGAAGGATTTCCAGCAGCTGAAGGTCATCGAGCGGATGGTTCGCGACCTGTCGCTGCCGGTGAAGATCATGTCGGGCCCGACCCTGCGGGACGAGGATGGACTGGCCAAGAGCTCGCGCAACCAGTACCTCACGCCGGCCGAACGCCAGCGCGCGCCCCAGATCTACGCCACGCTGACCCAGATGCGCGACCTGTTCCGCCAGGGCCACAACTGGCAGGCGCTGGAGCAGGCCGCGCGCGCCCGGCTTGAGCGGGCAGGCTTCGTGCCCGACTACGTGGCGATCCGCCGGGCCGACGACCTGGCCGAGCCGGGCCAGGACGAGCGCGAGGGCCTGGTGGCCCTGGTCGCCGCCCGTCTGGGGGCCACCCGCCTGATCGATAACCTGCCTTTCGACTGA
- a CDS encoding aminopeptidase P family protein has protein sequence MSTSPIPARLEALRAAMARAGVAAVVVPTADPHLSEYLPPRWQAREWFSGFTGSAGTLVVTAKGGGLWTDSRYFSQAETELAGSGLPLMKQHVAQTPEPPAWLSSELPDGAVVAVAGDSVSVATAESLAQRLQAGGATLRTDLDLPGAAWADRPARPAAPVFAHAAAYAPVSRADKLQHVRTAMRRAGATHHLVSSLDDIAWLTNLRGADVDYNPVFLAHLLVEADHATLFVDGGKLPPTVKAALAADGVSVADYGTAASALAALPDDASLLIDPAKVVVAVLEGVPASVRQIRGPAPSTAAKARKTPEELEHIRHAMRRDGAALARAFRRIEAGVAGGQPLSELDVDTIVREARAAQEGFVGESFSTIAGYQANGALPHYRATEAGFSPLAAKGLLLIDSGGQYLGGTTDITRVLALGPVTDEQKRDSTLVLKGMIALSRARFPKGASGPQLDALARAPLWAAGMDFGHGTGHGVGYFLNVHEGPHGIRPPVAGGPLVPLETGMITSIEPGLYKPGRYGIRHENLAVVTQADETEFGEFFSFETLTLCPFDRRGLEPRLLEPSERAWLDDYHATVRAALSPLLDGEDRAWLEWHCAPL, from the coding sequence ATGAGCACATCCCCGATCCCCGCCCGTCTCGAAGCCCTGCGCGCCGCCATGGCCCGCGCCGGTGTCGCCGCCGTCGTCGTCCCCACGGCCGACCCCCACCTCTCCGAATACCTGCCGCCGCGCTGGCAGGCCCGGGAGTGGTTCTCCGGGTTCACCGGGTCGGCCGGCACCCTGGTGGTGACCGCGAAGGGCGGCGGCCTGTGGACCGATTCCCGCTATTTCTCCCAGGCGGAGACCGAACTGGCCGGCAGTGGCCTGCCGCTGATGAAACAGCACGTCGCCCAGACGCCGGAGCCCCCGGCGTGGCTGTCCAGCGAGCTGCCGGATGGCGCCGTGGTGGCCGTGGCTGGCGATAGCGTCTCCGTGGCCACCGCCGAGAGCCTGGCCCAGCGGCTTCAGGCCGGCGGCGCCACGCTGCGCACCGACCTGGACTTGCCCGGCGCGGCCTGGGCCGACCGTCCCGCCCGCCCCGCCGCCCCCGTATTCGCCCACGCCGCTGCCTACGCGCCGGTGAGCCGGGCCGACAAATTGCAGCACGTCCGCACGGCCATGCGCCGCGCCGGCGCGACGCACCACCTGGTCTCCAGCCTCGACGATATCGCCTGGCTCACCAACCTGCGTGGGGCTGACGTCGACTACAACCCGGTCTTCCTGGCCCACCTGCTGGTCGAAGCCGACCACGCCACGCTGTTCGTCGATGGCGGCAAGCTTCCGCCAACCGTGAAGGCCGCCCTGGCCGCCGACGGGGTCTCAGTGGCCGATTACGGCACCGCTGCCTCTGCCCTGGCGGCCCTGCCGGATGATGCAAGCCTCCTGATCGATCCGGCCAAGGTGGTCGTCGCGGTTCTTGAAGGCGTGCCCGCCAGCGTCCGCCAGATCCGCGGCCCGGCGCCGTCCACGGCCGCCAAGGCCCGCAAGACGCCCGAAGAGCTGGAACACATCCGCCATGCGATGCGTCGCGACGGCGCCGCCCTCGCCCGTGCCTTCCGCCGGATCGAGGCGGGCGTGGCTGGCGGCCAGCCGCTCTCCGAGCTGGATGTGGACACGATCGTCCGCGAGGCCCGCGCCGCGCAGGAGGGTTTCGTTGGCGAGAGCTTCTCGACCATCGCCGGCTACCAGGCCAACGGCGCCCTGCCGCATTACCGCGCTACCGAAGCCGGTTTCAGCCCGCTCGCGGCCAAGGGCCTGCTGCTGATCGATTCGGGTGGCCAGTACCTCGGCGGCACCACCGACATCACTCGCGTACTGGCCCTCGGCCCGGTCACCGACGAGCAAAAACGCGACTCCACGCTGGTGCTGAAGGGCATGATCGCCCTCTCCCGCGCGCGCTTCCCCAAGGGAGCCAGCGGCCCGCAGCTCGATGCGCTGGCCCGCGCACCGCTCTGGGCGGCCGGCATGGATTTCGGCCACGGCACCGGCCATGGCGTGGGCTACTTCCTGAATGTGCATGAAGGCCCCCACGGTATCCGCCCGCCCGTGGCCGGCGGGCCTCTGGTACCGCTGGAGACGGGCATGATCACCTCGATCGAGCCCGGCCTCTACAAGCCCGGCCGCTACGGCATCCGCCACGAGAACCTTGCGGTGGTGACTCAGGCTGACGAGACCGAGTTCGGCGAGTTCTTCTCCTTTGAAACGCTGACGCTTTGCCCATTCGACCGCCGCGGGCTGGAGCCGCGCCTGCTGGAGCCCTCGGAACGGGCCTGGCTGGACGACTACCACGCCACCGTGCGGGCGGCCCTGTCGCCCCTGCTGGACGGCGAAGACCGCGCCTGGCTCGAATGGCACTGCGCCCCGCTATAA
- the parE gene encoding DNA topoisomerase IV subunit B — MNTRYNASDIEVLSGLDPVKRRPGMYTDTSRPNHLAQEVIDNSVDEALAGHAKTIDVTVFNDGSVEVSDDGRGMPVDIHPDEKVPGVELILTRLHAGGKFSNKNYAFSGGLHGVGVSVVNALSTRVDVTIRREGQEFRMSFENGDRASELEVIGTVPKKKTGTTLRFWPDPKYFDSPRILVSKLKHLLRAKAVLCAGLTVRLHDESAAGEVTEWYFEDGLQDYLRAELQGAEALPADLFVKHFARETDTVDVALCWLPEGELVQESYVNLIPTAQGGTHVNGLRSGLTNAIREFCDLRNLLPRGVKLAPEDVWERLAFVLSVKLQDAQFAGQTKERLSSRNAAGVVEGVVHDAFSLWLNQHVDLGEKIAQLAIERASARLKAAKQVVRKKITSGPALPGKLADCASTDLTRTEIFLVEGDSAGGSAKQARDKDFQAIMPLRGKILNTWEVESTAVLASQEVHDLAVAIGCDPGKDDLSGLRYGKVVILADADSDGLHIATLLSALFLRHFPTLVREGHVFVAMPPLFRVDVGKQVFYCLDEEEKRLMLEKVEREKMKGAVSVTRFKGLGEMNPAQLRESTVHPDTRRLVQLTVESDDGTAKLMDMLLAKKRASDRKQWLEEKGDLATLEV; from the coding sequence ATGAATACTCGCTACAACGCCTCAGACATCGAAGTCCTCAGTGGCCTTGACCCGGTCAAGCGCCGCCCCGGCATGTACACCGATACCTCGCGCCCGAACCACCTGGCGCAGGAAGTCATCGATAACTCCGTCGACGAGGCCCTGGCTGGCCACGCCAAGACCATCGACGTCACGGTCTTCAATGATGGCTCGGTCGAGGTCAGCGACGATGGCCGCGGCATGCCGGTGGATATCCACCCGGACGAGAAGGTCCCCGGTGTCGAGCTGATCCTCACCCGCCTGCACGCGGGCGGTAAGTTCTCGAACAAGAACTACGCCTTCTCGGGCGGCCTGCACGGCGTGGGCGTCTCGGTGGTGAATGCGCTTTCGACCCGCGTGGATGTCACCATCCGCCGCGAGGGCCAGGAATTCCGCATGAGCTTCGAGAACGGCGACCGCGCCAGTGAGCTCGAAGTCATCGGCACCGTCCCCAAGAAGAAGACTGGCACCACGCTGCGCTTCTGGCCGGATCCGAAGTACTTCGACTCCCCGCGCATCCTCGTCTCCAAGCTCAAGCACCTGCTGCGCGCGAAAGCCGTGCTCTGCGCTGGCCTCACCGTGCGCCTGCACGATGAATCCGCCGCGGGCGAAGTCACCGAGTGGTATTTCGAAGACGGCCTGCAGGATTACCTGCGCGCCGAACTGCAGGGCGCCGAAGCGCTGCCAGCCGATCTCTTCGTGAAGCACTTCGCGCGCGAGACCGACACGGTCGACGTCGCGCTGTGCTGGCTGCCGGAAGGCGAGCTCGTGCAGGAAAGCTACGTCAACCTCATCCCCACCGCGCAGGGCGGCACGCACGTGAACGGCCTGCGCTCGGGCCTCACGAACGCCATCCGCGAATTCTGCGACCTGCGCAACCTGCTGCCGCGCGGCGTCAAGCTCGCGCCGGAAGACGTGTGGGAGCGCCTCGCGTTCGTGCTCAGCGTCAAGCTGCAGGATGCGCAGTTCGCTGGCCAGACCAAGGAACGTCTCTCGTCGCGTAATGCGGCGGGCGTCGTTGAAGGCGTCGTGCACGATGCCTTCAGCCTGTGGCTGAACCAGCACGTGGATCTCGGCGAGAAGATCGCCCAGCTGGCGATCGAACGCGCCAGCGCCCGCCTCAAAGCGGCCAAGCAGGTGGTGCGCAAGAAGATCACCTCGGGCCCCGCCCTGCCCGGCAAGCTCGCCGACTGCGCCTCCACCGATCTCACCCGCACCGAAATCTTCCTCGTGGAAGGCGATTCGGCCGGCGGCTCGGCCAAGCAGGCCCGCGACAAGGACTTCCAGGCGATCATGCCGTTGCGCGGCAAGATCCTGAACACCTGGGAAGTCGAGTCGACCGCCGTGCTCGCCTCGCAGGAAGTGCACGACCTGGCCGTGGCCATCGGTTGCGATCCGGGCAAGGATGACCTCAGCGGCCTGCGTTACGGCAAGGTCGTGATCCTGGCCGATGCGGATTCCGACGGCCTGCACATCGCCACCCTGCTCTCGGCGCTGTTCCTTCGCCACTTCCCCACCCTGGTGCGCGAAGGCCACGTCTTCGTCGCCATGCCGCCGCTGTTCCGCGTCGACGTGGGCAAGCAGGTGTTCTACTGCCTGGACGAGGAAGAGAAGCGCCTCATGCTCGAGAAGGTGGAACGCGAAAAGATGAAGGGCGCCGTCTCGGTCACCCGCTTCAAAGGCCTGGGCGAGATGAACCCGGCACAGCTGCGCGAATCCACTGTGCATCCGGATACGCGTCGTCTCGTGCAGCTCACCGTCGAGTCGGATGACGGCACGGCGAAACTGATGGACATGCTGCTGGCGAAGAAGCGCGCAAGCGATCGCAAGCAATGGCTCGAAGAGAAAGGCGACCTAGCCACCCTCGAGGTCTGA
- the panD gene encoding aspartate 1-decarboxylase gives MHLNMLKCKIHRATVTHAELNYEGSIAIDGNLLDAAGIREYEQIHAWNINNGERFVTYALRAEEGSGIISVNGSAARRVSTGDLVIIAAFVGLSEAEMAKYQPDLVYVDADNRITHTNHSIPKQAA, from the coding sequence ATGCACCTCAACATGCTCAAGTGCAAGATCCACCGTGCCACGGTGACTCACGCCGAGCTGAACTACGAAGGTTCCATCGCTATCGATGGCAACCTGCTGGACGCCGCGGGCATCCGCGAGTACGAGCAGATCCACGCCTGGAACATCAACAACGGCGAACGCTTCGTCACGTACGCGCTGCGTGCGGAAGAGGGCTCGGGCATCATTTCCGTGAACGGTAGCGCCGCGCGTCGCGTGTCGACGGGCGACCTCGTCATCATTGCCGCCTTCGTGGGCCTGTCCGAGGCCGAGATGGCCAAGTACCAGCCGGACCTGGTGTATGTGGATGCGGACAACCGCATCACCCATACCAACCATTCGATCCCCAAGCAGGCCGCATAA
- the eno gene encoding phosphopyruvate hydratase: MTTSITKIHAREILDSRGNPTLEAEVTLADGSFGRAAVPSGASTGTREAVELRDGDKSRYGGKGVKNAVANVNTTIAKALAGFDAVDQKGLDDKLIALDGTDNKGKLGANALLGVSMAAAHAAAASKKQALWQYLMVNGGGSLPVPMMNIINGGAHADNNVDVQEFMVLPVGAPNFAEALRYGAEIFHALKSVLKGRGLNTSVGDEGGFAPNLKSNVEALDTILEAVNKAGFKVGSEILLGLDVASSEFFKNGKYDLEGEGKVFTPEQWVDTLASWAKQYPIVTIEDGMAEGDWDGWAHLTKVVDGAIQLVGDDLFVTNPKIFQEGIDKKIANAILIKVNQIGTLSETLEAIAMADRAKYAAIVSHRSGETEDTTISDIAVATTATQIKTGSLCRTDRVAKYNQLLRIEEALGAQAKYAGRNAFPNLTKLPG, encoded by the coding sequence ATGACCACGTCCATCACCAAGATCCACGCCCGCGAAATCCTCGATTCCCGCGGTAACCCCACTCTCGAAGCCGAAGTCACCCTGGCTGACGGCTCGTTCGGCCGCGCGGCCGTCCCCAGCGGTGCCTCCACCGGCACCCGCGAAGCCGTGGAACTGCGCGACGGCGACAAGTCGCGTTATGGCGGCAAGGGCGTCAAGAACGCCGTGGCCAACGTCAACACCACCATCGCCAAGGCGCTGGCCGGTTTCGACGCGGTCGACCAGAAAGGCCTCGATGACAAGCTCATCGCCCTCGACGGCACCGACAACAAGGGCAAGCTCGGCGCCAACGCGCTGCTGGGCGTTTCCATGGCCGCCGCGCACGCCGCCGCCGCTTCGAAGAAGCAGGCGCTGTGGCAGTACCTGATGGTCAACGGTGGCGGCTCGCTGCCGGTGCCGATGATGAACATCATCAACGGTGGTGCCCACGCCGATAACAACGTCGACGTGCAGGAGTTCATGGTGCTGCCGGTCGGCGCGCCGAACTTCGCCGAGGCCCTGCGCTATGGCGCCGAGATCTTCCACGCGCTGAAGTCGGTGCTGAAGGGTCGCGGCCTGAACACCTCGGTGGGCGATGAAGGCGGCTTCGCGCCGAACCTGAAGTCGAACGTCGAAGCGCTCGATACGATCCTCGAGGCCGTGAACAAGGCGGGCTTCAAGGTCGGTAGCGAAATCCTGCTCGGCCTCGACGTGGCCAGCTCGGAGTTCTTCAAGAACGGCAAGTACGATCTGGAGGGCGAAGGCAAGGTCTTCACCCCGGAGCAGTGGGTCGACACGCTGGCCTCGTGGGCGAAGCAGTACCCGATCGTCACCATCGAAGACGGCATGGCCGAAGGCGACTGGGACGGCTGGGCACACCTCACCAAGGTGGTCGACGGCGCCATCCAGCTCGTCGGCGACGATCTCTTCGTCACCAACCCGAAGATCTTCCAGGAAGGCATCGACAAGAAGATCGCCAACGCCATCCTGATCAAGGTCAACCAGATCGGTACGCTGTCGGAAACGCTGGAAGCCATCGCCATGGCCGACCGCGCGAAGTACGCCGCCATCGTCTCGCACCGTTCGGGCGAAACCGAGGACACCACGATCTCGGATATCGCCGTGGCTACCACCGCGACCCAGATCAAGACCGGTTCGCTGTGCCGCACCGATCGCGTGGCCAAGTACAACCAGCTGCTGCGCATCGAGGAAGCGCTGGGCGCGCAGGCGAAGTATGCCGGCCGCAACGCGTTCCCGAACCTGACCAAGCTCCCGGGCTAA
- a CDS encoding CTP synthase, translating to MTPLIFVTGGVVSSLGKGIAAASLASILEARGLSVTMMKLDPYINVDPGTMSPFQHGEVYVTDDGAETDLDLGHYERFVRTRLTGKNSITSGKIYESVIRKERRGDYLGATVQVIPHITDEIKHSIHEATRGFDVALVEIGGTVGDIESLPFLEAIRQLRIEHGPEKCMFVHLTLVPYIKAAGEIKTKPTQHSVKELRSIGIQPDVLLCRCEEPLPDGERHKIALFTNVPKNAVISTIDVDVIYKLPMWLHEQGLDELVIKRLGLDAGPADLSSWVRTVEAVEHPRDEVTVAIVGKYVEHKDAYKSLGEALRHGGIKQSTRITLDWIDSEDVEARGARAVLGHADAILVPGGFGKRGFEGKILAAQFAREAGVPYFGICYGMHAAVVEFARNTAGLKQADSSENDRNTPDPVIALITEWTTASGETEQRTERSDLGGTMRLGAQECRLKAGTLARELYGEDVVRERHRHRYEFNNRYRQTFEDLGLVISGKSMDDLLVEVVELPQSVHPWYLGCQAHPEFTSTPREGHPLFIGFVRAAREYKAVRDGEKLATRSEESAA from the coding sequence ATGACTCCCCTGATTTTCGTCACCGGCGGTGTGGTGTCTTCCCTTGGGAAAGGCATCGCAGCGGCGTCGCTTGCCTCCATCCTCGAGGCGCGTGGTCTTTCCGTGACCATGATGAAGCTCGATCCCTATATCAACGTGGATCCGGGCACCATGAGCCCCTTCCAGCATGGCGAGGTGTACGTCACCGATGACGGCGCCGAAACCGATCTGGACCTGGGCCATTATGAGCGCTTCGTGCGCACCCGCCTCACCGGCAAGAACTCGATCACCTCGGGCAAGATCTACGAGTCGGTGATTCGTAAGGAACGCCGTGGCGATTACCTCGGTGCCACCGTGCAGGTCATCCCGCACATCACCGACGAGATCAAGCACTCGATCCACGAGGCCACCCGTGGCTTCGACGTGGCGCTGGTCGAGATCGGCGGCACCGTCGGCGATATCGAATCGCTGCCCTTCCTCGAGGCCATCCGCCAGCTGCGCATCGAGCACGGCCCGGAGAAGTGCATGTTCGTGCACCTCACCCTGGTGCCGTACATCAAGGCCGCCGGCGAGATCAAAACCAAGCCGACCCAGCATTCGGTAAAGGAACTGCGCTCCATCGGTATCCAGCCCGACGTGCTGCTGTGCCGTTGCGAAGAGCCGCTGCCCGATGGCGAGCGCCACAAGATCGCGCTGTTCACCAACGTGCCGAAGAACGCCGTCATCAGCACCATCGATGTCGATGTCATCTACAAGCTGCCGATGTGGCTGCACGAGCAGGGCCTGGACGAACTCGTCATCAAGCGCCTTGGCCTTGATGCCGGCCCGGCCGACCTTTCCAGTTGGGTGCGCACGGTGGAAGCCGTCGAGCATCCGCGCGATGAAGTCACGGTCGCCATCGTCGGCAAGTACGTGGAACACAAGGATGCCTACAAGTCGCTGGGTGAAGCCCTGCGCCATGGCGGTATCAAGCAGTCCACCCGCATCACCCTGGACTGGATCGATTCGGAAGATGTCGAAGCCCGCGGCGCCCGCGCCGTGCTTGGCCACGCTGACGCCATCCTGGTGCCGGGCGGCTTCGGCAAGCGCGGCTTCGAGGGCAAGATCCTCGCGGCCCAGTTCGCCCGCGAAGCCGGTGTTCCTTACTTCGGTATCTGCTACGGCATGCACGCCGCGGTGGTGGAGTTCGCGCGCAACACCGCCGGCCTCAAGCAGGCGGATTCGAGCGAGAACGACCGCAACACGCCGGACCCGGTCATCGCCCTGATCACCGAGTGGACCACGGCCTCGGGTGAAACCGAGCAGCGCACCGAGCGTTCCGACCTCGGCGGCACCATGCGCCTGGGCGCACAGGAATGCCGCCTCAAGGCCGGCACCCTGGCTCGCGAGCTGTATGGCGAGGATGTGGTGCGCGAGCGTCACCGCCATCGCTACGAGTTCAACAACCGCTACCGCCAGACGTTCGAAGACCTCGGCCTCGTCATCTCGGGCAAGTCCATGGACGACCTGCTGGTGGAAGTGGTGGAACTGCCGCAGAGCGTGCACCCGTGGTACCTCGGCTGCCAGGCGCACCCGGAGTTCACCTCCACGCCGCGCGAAGGCCACCCCCTGTTCATCGGCTTCGTCCGTGCCGCGCGCGAGTACAAAGCCGTGCGCGATGGCGAAAAGCTGGCGACGCGCTCCGAAGAATCGGCCGCGTAA